Proteins from a single region of Ziziphus jujuba cultivar Dongzao chromosome 1, ASM3175591v1:
- the LOC107435184 gene encoding (-)-germacrene D synthase-like, protein MVVQVPSTIPIPNAAANVSYVNRRSANFHPSIWGDHFLSYATSDSMEIEKEMEKVRKLKEQVKKMVVAPVNNPLEKLELINAIQRLGVAYHFESEIEEFLLQINTRSCNYGDHENDFDLYTVALCFRLLRQQGYNSPCDIFSKFKDVEGKFKESLVDDVRGMLSLYEATHLRVHGENILDEALAFTTIHLERVASNLSHPLSHAVARALNRPIRRGLPRLEARYYMSIYPQDPSHNEVLLTFAKLDFNFLQQVHKKELSDIARWWKELEFAKKLPFARDRVIECYFWILGVYFEPQYYLARRMLTKVIAMTSVTDDIYDVYGTLEELEVFTEAVERWDICMTGQLPDYMQFCYRALLDVYSEIEEEMTKLGKSYRVDYAKQAMKYQVRAYFEEAKWFHKKHIPTMEEYMPVALVTSAYGMLATTSFVGMGDEVTKHSFDWLFSKPKIERASSVVCRLMDDVVSHKFEQKRGHVASAVECYMKQFGATEEEAVNEFRKQVSDAWKDINEECLYPTAVPMPLLVRILNLARVIDVVYKDEDGYTHSSIVLKELVASLLINPVSL, encoded by the exons ATGGTAGTTCAAGTTCCATCAACCATTCCAATTCCAAATGCTGCTGCCAATGTATCCTATGTGAATCGCCGTTCTGCCAATTTTCATCCAAGCATTTGGGGTGACCATTTCCTGTCATATGCTACTTCTGACTCTatg gaaatagaaaaagaaatggaaaaggtTCGGAAGTTGAAGGAACAAGTGAAGAAGATGGTAGTGGCTCCTGTCAATAATCCTTTGGAAAAGCTCGAATTGATTAATGCTATTCAGCGCTTAGGCGTGGCTTACCATTTTGAAAGCGAAATTGAAGAATTTTTGCTGCAAATCAACACTCGTAGTTGCAACTATGGTGACCATGAAAATGATTTTGACCTTTACACTGTTGCTCTCTGCTTTCGGTTGCTTAGACAACAAGGTTATAATAGTCCCTGTG ATATATTCAGCAAGTTCAAGGATGTGGAAGGGAAATTTAAGGAATCGCTTGTTGATGATGTTCGAGGAATGCTAAGTTTATACGAAGCTACACACCTTAGGGTTCATGGAGAAAATATACTAGACGAAGCTCTTGCCTTTACTACCATCCATCTTGAGCGTGTAGCATCCAATTTGAGCCACCCTCTTTCACATGCAGTTGCTCGTGCGTTGAATCGGCCTATCCGAAGAGGCTTACCTAGGCTAGAGGCAAGGTATTACATGTCCATCTACCCCCAAGACCCTTCACACAATGAGGTTCTTCTAACTTTCGCAAAGTTAGATTTCAACTTTCTTCAGCAAGTGCACAAGAAGGAGCTAAGTGATATTGCAAG GTGGTGGAAGGAGTTGGAATTTGCAAAGAAGCTACCTTTTGCAAGAGATAGAGTAATTGAGTGTTACTTTTGGATTCTGGGTGTTTATTTTGAGCCTCAATATTACCTTGCAAGGAGGATGCTGACCAAAGTCATTGCAATGACCTCTGTTACTGACGACATCTATGATGTGTACGGTACACTTGAAGAACTAGAAGTCTTTACTGAAGCTGTGGAAAG atGGGACATTTGTATGACTGGTCAACTCCCAGACTACATGCAGTTTTGTTACCGGGCACTCTTGGACGTTTATAGTGAAATTGAAGAGGAAATGACCAAACTAGGAAAATCATATCGCGTTGACTATGCTAAACAAGCA atGAAATATCAAGTGAGAGCTTACTTCGAAGAGGCCAAATGGTTTCACAAGAAACACATACCGACAATGGAGGAATATATGCCTGTGGCTCTTGTTACCTCGGCGTATGGAATGCTGGCAACCACTTCCTTTGTTGGCATGGGAGATGAAGTTACCAAACACTCCTTCGATTGGTTATTCAGTAAGCCTAAGATAGAAAGGGCATCATCGGTGGTTTGCAGACTCATGGACGATGTGGTATCCCACAAG ttTGAGCAAAAGAGAGGACATGTTGCGTCAGCCGTGGAATGTTACATGAAACAGTTTGGAGCCACAGAAGAAGAAGCTGTAAATGAATTTCGCAAACAGGTTAGCGATGCATGGAAAGACATAAACGAAGAGTGCCTCTACCCAACTGCAGTTCCTATGCCACTCCTCGTGCGAATTCTCAATCTTGCACGTGTCATTGAtgttgtatacaaggatgaagatGGCTATACTCACTCTAGCATTGTGCTCAAGGAATTAGTTGCTTCTCTGCTTATCAATCCTGTATCtctgtaa
- the LOC132800416 gene encoding alpha-copaene synthase-like gives MESTNASRTGTVSIEKIWQQVEELKEEVKGLLMDSQKKPLEKLELIDSIQRLGVSYHFENQIDEILEKMHHDYSNGVVDTEHDVFNKFKDEEGNFKASLAIDVSSLLSLCEATHLHIHGEEILDEAIAFTTTHLESMVCRISLHLLEKVTFAHNN, from the exons ATGGAGTCCACCAATGCATCTAGAACG GGAACGGTAtcaattgagaaaatatggcaaCAAGTTGAAGAATTGAAGGAAGAAGTGAAAGGATTGCTAATGGATTCTCAAAAGAAACCTTTGGAAAAGTTGGAGTTGATTGATTCAATCCAACGTTTAGGAGTTTCTTACCATTTTGAGAATCAGATTGATGAAATCTTAGAAAAAATGCACCACGACTACTCTAATGGCGTTGTTGATACAGAGCACG ATGTATTTAACAAGTTTAAGGACGAAGAAGGAAACTTTAAGGCATCCTTAGCCATTGATGTGTCAAGCTTGCTAAGTTTGTGTGAGGCTACACACCTTCATATACACGGGGAAGAAATTCTTGATGAAGCCATAGCTTTCACTACCACTCATCTTGAGTCAATGGTGTGCAGAATAAGCCTCCACCTCTTGGAAAAGGTCACATTTgcccataacaattaa